Proteins encoded within one genomic window of Nordella sp. HKS 07:
- a CDS encoding calcium:proton antiporter, with the protein MLRDYLPIWTWLSPLAGWLLLAASLGYAHPLFNIVIGLGLVACVLAAVHHAEVVAHRVGEPFGTLVLALAVTIIEVALIVSLMLAGGEATAALARDTIFAAIMIILNGMVGICLLVGGSRHGEQAFGLYGVNAVLATLAAMSVITLILPNATTTVAGPIYSSSQLVMIAIASLTLYAAFVLVQTVRHRDYFLPEGKAAHDEMVHARPPSLNTALISGALLIVCLGAVVLLAKSLSPTIESAVTAAGAPKAVVGIIIAAIVLLPESLAALKAARYNRLQTSLNLALGSALASIGLTIPAVAIVALTTGWTLVLGLDHKGMVLLALSLLVATLSLGTGRTTVLQGAVHLVIFAVYLFTTIVP; encoded by the coding sequence ATGCTGCGTGACTATTTGCCGATCTGGACCTGGCTCAGCCCGCTTGCCGGCTGGCTGCTGCTTGCCGCGTCGCTGGGCTACGCTCATCCGCTGTTCAATATCGTGATCGGTCTGGGGCTGGTCGCCTGCGTCCTGGCGGCGGTGCATCACGCGGAGGTCGTCGCCCATCGTGTCGGCGAGCCCTTCGGCACGCTGGTGCTGGCGCTCGCGGTGACGATCATCGAGGTGGCGCTCATCGTTTCGCTCATGCTGGCGGGTGGCGAAGCGACGGCGGCGCTGGCGCGCGACACGATTTTCGCCGCCATCATGATCATCCTCAACGGCATGGTGGGTATCTGCCTGCTGGTGGGCGGGTCGCGCCATGGCGAGCAGGCTTTTGGGCTCTATGGCGTCAATGCGGTGCTCGCCACGCTGGCCGCGATGTCGGTGATCACGCTGATCCTGCCCAATGCCACGACGACCGTCGCGGGACCTATCTATTCGTCGAGCCAGCTGGTGATGATCGCGATCGCCTCACTGACGCTCTACGCCGCCTTCGTGCTGGTCCAGACGGTCAGGCACCGCGACTATTTTCTCCCCGAAGGCAAGGCGGCGCATGATGAGATGGTGCATGCGCGGCCACCCAGCCTGAATACCGCCTTGATCAGCGGCGCGCTTCTCATCGTCTGCCTCGGTGCCGTCGTGCTGCTCGCCAAGTCACTGTCGCCGACGATCGAAAGCGCGGTGACGGCGGCAGGGGCGCCCAAGGCCGTCGTCGGCATCATCATCGCCGCGATCGTGCTCCTGCCCGAGAGCCTCGCAGCCTTGAAGGCCGCCCGCTACAACCGCCTGCAGACGAGCCTCAATCTGGCGCTCGGCTCGGCGCTCGCCTCGATCGGCCTCACCATTCCGGCGGTGGCCATCGTAGCGCTCACCACGGGCTGGACGCTGGTGCTGGGGCTCGACCATAAGGGCATGGTGCTGCTTGCCCTGTCGCTGCTGGTCGCCACGCTCTCGCTCGGCACCGGCCGCACCACCGTGCTGCAAGGCGCGGTACATCTCGTCATTTTTGCGGTATATTTGTTCACCACCATTGTGCCATGA
- a CDS encoding caspase family protein, with protein MMKKFLMAGTASALLALTALPNLAEAKTRMLLIGVADYNEDSGIRDLLGPRNDVSIMWRLFKSRGVDPKDITVLSDGIPEGADYPTVNGPATIENIRAAFDRIASESGPDDDFIFYYSGHGTRQPDNDPAAEIEPEADGYDQVLLPTDTGAYDPTGGGIKNALVDDELGKKIDAIRGNGTFVWAIIDSCNSGTVTRGDSVTRSIDPAVLGVPDKPASASATRGGSRKGALSMTNQNDLVGFYAVDAFDEAIERPFTGYNLPMVGDGKTQRMGVFTNALHHALTQGTAQTFADLAREISADLQTDRSGGRVPQPVFDGVLDRPLPGTANKGPRLITSIITDETVAVPQGVLHGFEEGSKVELYAPGKSDAPIGKAEIVSAEAASSQAGNIAWTEGAEKIASGPIAVRLAEQAVSFRYAVSPPPAEDLKAGAASETVTKAIDLAFGKESGSAEIGIALGEPGNPDGDVLLRAQNGRLWIMRPDRPFDTKAGSFGETPSVEIGDDAQALAEKVKQAVWSLSRAEKLIRFASSVGSSQDPNTDRPEITATIARKGDKSSDPAGACAKPDKNAQGKPLAAFSPQGVGNCDTVRFKVTNETDQTYYIAAFYVDALGGVMPLSSQDRARGCVRTLYSGSGEVTYTIQINTWDAQNKRPAAVGTENAVILAIPQDASKIAPSMCSLIQPTLSAMQQTRNVEETATRGSAQRKSLKNLLGGITGSATRAATIEEDEGGGPAMTSSLFTFDVRP; from the coding sequence ATGATGAAGAAGTTTCTGATGGCCGGCACGGCGAGTGCCCTCCTCGCTCTCACCGCTTTGCCTAATCTGGCCGAAGCCAAGACGCGCATGCTGTTGATCGGGGTGGCTGACTACAATGAGGACTCCGGCATCCGCGACCTTCTGGGGCCGCGCAACGACGTTTCGATAATGTGGCGCCTGTTCAAGTCGCGCGGCGTCGACCCCAAGGACATCACGGTGCTGAGCGACGGCATTCCGGAAGGCGCCGACTACCCGACCGTGAACGGCCCCGCGACGATCGAGAACATCCGCGCCGCTTTCGATCGCATCGCCAGCGAGTCCGGTCCGGATGACGATTTCATCTTCTACTATTCGGGCCACGGCACCCGCCAGCCGGATAACGATCCCGCGGCCGAGATCGAGCCCGAGGCCGATGGCTATGACCAGGTTCTGCTGCCGACTGACACCGGTGCCTATGATCCGACCGGCGGTGGCATCAAGAATGCACTGGTCGATGACGAGCTCGGTAAAAAGATCGACGCCATCCGCGGCAACGGCACCTTCGTCTGGGCCATCATCGATTCCTGCAATTCCGGCACGGTGACGCGCGGCGACAGCGTGACGAGGTCGATCGATCCGGCCGTTCTGGGCGTGCCCGACAAGCCCGCGTCGGCCAGCGCCACGCGCGGCGGCAGCCGCAAAGGCGCGCTCAGCATGACCAACCAGAACGACCTGGTCGGCTTCTACGCCGTCGATGCCTTCGACGAGGCCATCGAGCGTCCCTTCACCGGCTACAATCTTCCGATGGTGGGCGATGGCAAGACGCAGCGCATGGGCGTCTTCACCAACGCGCTCCATCATGCCTTGACCCAGGGCACGGCGCAGACCTTTGCCGATCTGGCGCGAGAGATCTCAGCCGATCTGCAGACCGACCGTTCCGGCGGACGCGTGCCGCAGCCGGTCTTCGATGGCGTGCTTGACCGCCCCCTCCCCGGCACAGCCAACAAGGGCCCGCGCCTCATCACCTCGATCATCACCGACGAGACGGTGGCGGTGCCGCAGGGCGTGCTGCATGGTTTCGAGGAAGGCTCGAAGGTCGAACTCTATGCGCCGGGCAAGAGCGATGCACCGATCGGCAAGGCCGAAATCGTAAGCGCCGAGGCCGCTTCAAGCCAGGCCGGCAACATCGCCTGGACGGAAGGCGCGGAGAAGATCGCCTCGGGGCCGATCGCGGTCAGGCTCGCCGAGCAGGCGGTGAGCTTCCGCTATGCCGTGTCGCCGCCGCCCGCGGAAGATCTCAAGGCGGGGGCCGCTTCCGAGACGGTGACGAAGGCCATCGATCTCGCTTTCGGCAAGGAGTCGGGCTCGGCCGAGATCGGCATCGCCTTGGGCGAGCCGGGAAATCCGGACGGCGACGTGTTGCTGCGCGCCCAGAATGGGCGGCTGTGGATCATGCGGCCCGATCGTCCCTTCGACACCAAGGCCGGCAGCTTCGGCGAAACGCCGAGCGTCGAGATCGGCGATGACGCGCAAGCGCTTGCCGAAAAAGTGAAGCAGGCCGTGTGGTCGCTGTCGCGCGCCGAGAAGCTGATCCGCTTCGCCTCCTCGGTCGGCTCCTCGCAGGATCCCAACACCGACCGGCCGGAGATCACCGCCACCATCGCACGCAAAGGCGACAAGAGCAGCGATCCCGCCGGCGCCTGCGCCAAGCCCGACAAGAACGCACAGGGCAAGCCGCTCGCCGCCTTCTCTCCTCAAGGGGTGGGCAATTGCGACACGGTGCGCTTCAAGGTCACCAATGAGACGGACCAGACCTACTATATCGCGGCCTTCTATGTAGACGCGTTGGGTGGCGTGATGCCGCTGTCGAGTCAGGATCGTGCCCGCGGCTGCGTGCGCACGCTCTATTCAGGATCTGGCGAGGTCACCTATACGATCCAGATCAATACTTGGGACGCACAGAACAAGCGTCCCGCCGCGGTCGGCACCGAGAATGCGGTGATCCTCGCCATCCCCCAGGATGCCTCCAAGATCGCCCCCAGCATGTGCTCGCTGATCCAGCCGACCTTGTCGGCGATGCAGCAGACCAGGAATGTCGAGGAGACTGCGACCCGTGGCTCGGCCCAGCGCAAGTCGCTCAAGAATCTGCTCGGCGGTATTACCGGCTCGGCTACGCGCGCGGCGACGATCGAGGAAGACGAAGGCGGTGGCCCGGCTATGACGTCGAGCCTGTTCACCTTCGATGTGCGGCCGTGA
- a CDS encoding cyclopropane-fatty-acyl-phospholipid synthase family protein, with protein MASRIPERIGWAVATLAARTSDRLLEIGCGRGLAVSLIAPRLKTGSILAIDRSATAIAAARRESKSWQGADKAAFRHMALADLDESEGLFDKMFAINVNLFWTDARAELPVVRKSLKKKGRLYLFYEPPVAAQRDGIAGLVRDKLQASGLTVETVVKKNDSAPLLCLTCAVS; from the coding sequence ATGGCATCCAGAATTCCGGAACGAATCGGCTGGGCGGTCGCGACCCTGGCGGCCAGGACATCCGACCGATTGCTGGAAATCGGCTGTGGCAGAGGGCTTGCCGTCTCCCTCATCGCGCCTCGGTTGAAGACCGGGAGCATCCTCGCCATCGACCGCTCCGCCACTGCCATCGCTGCGGCGCGGCGGGAAAGCAAGTCCTGGCAGGGCGCCGACAAGGCGGCCTTTCGTCATATGGCGCTTGCCGACCTCGACGAAAGCGAGGGACTGTTCGACAAGATGTTCGCCATTAATGTAAATCTCTTCTGGACCGACGCCCGCGCCGAGCTGCCGGTCGTCAGAAAATCGTTGAAGAAAAAGGGCAGGCTCTATCTTTTCTATGAACCGCCTGTGGCGGCGCAGCGGGACGGGATTGCCGGGCTCGTTCGCGACAAGCTGCAAGCTTCGGGCTTGACGGTCGAAACGGTCGTCAAGAAAAATGACAGCGCGCCGCTCCTCTGCCTGACCTGCGCAGTGTCCTAA